Proteins from one Sulfurospirillum tamanense genomic window:
- the nfo gene encoding deoxyribonuclease IV: protein MKAIGAHVSASGGVFNAPLNAEAIGANAFALFTKNQRQWNAKPLDATTIEAFKANLARVGILPKHVLAHDSYLINLGHPEKEARQKSLEAFIDEVKRCDQLGLDKLNFHPGSHLNQLTEEACLDSIAESLNRTLELTQNVTLVIENTAGQGTNLGYKWEHLAHLIEKVEDKGRIGVCLDTCHLFTAGYDIRTSEAYAKTTKEFDSIVGFCYLKGMHFNDAKPPLGSRVDRHHSLGKGTIGLEAFWYIMNDPRMDDIPLVLETIDTALWAQEIALLRAMQGAEKPTGSQDGYVNKIR, encoded by the coding sequence AAAGCAATCGGTGCCCATGTGAGTGCCAGTGGCGGTGTGTTTAACGCCCCTTTAAATGCCGAGGCTATCGGTGCAAACGCCTTTGCCCTCTTTACCAAAAACCAACGCCAATGGAACGCAAAACCTTTGGATGCAACAACCATTGAAGCCTTTAAGGCCAACCTTGCGCGTGTGGGAATTTTACCCAAACATGTCCTTGCCCATGATAGCTACTTGATAAACTTAGGCCACCCCGAAAAAGAGGCGCGCCAAAAATCTTTGGAGGCGTTTATTGACGAAGTAAAGCGGTGTGACCAGTTGGGGTTAGATAAGCTTAACTTCCATCCCGGGTCCCACTTAAACCAGCTCACTGAAGAGGCGTGTTTGGATAGTATTGCCGAGAGTTTAAACCGCACCTTAGAGCTTACACAAAATGTAACACTTGTTATCGAAAATACGGCGGGCCAAGGGACGAACTTGGGTTACAAATGGGAACATTTGGCCCACCTCATCGAAAAAGTCGAAGACAAGGGGCGCATCGGGGTTTGCTTGGACACGTGCCACCTTTTTACAGCAGGTTATGACATACGAACCTCAGAGGCTTATGCTAAAACTACAAAAGAATTTGATAGCATTGTGGGTTTTTGTTACTTAAAAGGCATGCACTTTAACGACGCCAAGCCCCCTTTGGGCTCTAGGGTCGACAGGCACCACTCTTTGGGCAAGGGAACCATTGGTCTTGAGGCATTTTGGTATATCATGAATGACCCACGCATGGATGACATTCCTTTGGTGTTGGAGACTATCGACACCGCGTTGTGGGCGCAAGAGATTGCGTTGCTTCGGGCAATGCAAGGTGCAGAAAAACCTACAGGTAGCCAAGACGGTTATGTAAATAAAATACGTTAA
- a CDS encoding OmpP1/FadL family transporter has translation MRQTMRVVGMSMACAAVLQASGYKIPEQSLKGTALGAANVAAVNGADANYYNPANMVWMDNAYHVEGALTYINLPKVKFANSGTGADGESKVEHFLMPSLHVVTPEYYENWRFGFSTVAPGGLSKRWNSPYQKTFAEEFTLRIIEANPTAAYKINDQLALGFGVRMVYTDGVVKSDGNLGFGAAKRDLTGDSIDYGYNLALAYRPTSELKLAATYRSKVDLTVKGDAKLYHLNALQYDGSASVTIPLPATLALAAAYTMDKTTVELVYERVYWSAYKNLDFNYGSTIANPVLVAMFDNPSAKNWKDSNTYRLGITHEYSDKLTLMAGYSYDETPVPDSSLGFELPDADAQLYSFGFSYKIRPDITVGLAYLYSDKKVRSVNNTYAQGKFTGSGAHLVTTGITYRF, from the coding sequence ATGAGACAGACGATGCGCGTTGTAGGTATGAGTATGGCCTGTGCGGCGGTACTGCAAGCAAGTGGGTATAAAATTCCCGAACAATCCCTAAAGGGAACGGCGTTGGGTGCGGCCAACGTGGCAGCAGTAAATGGCGCGGATGCCAACTATTACAACCCTGCCAATATGGTGTGGATGGACAATGCTTACCATGTAGAAGGGGCGTTAACTTACATTAACCTCCCCAAAGTAAAGTTTGCTAATTCGGGCACAGGGGCAGATGGCGAATCCAAAGTAGAACATTTCTTGATGCCTTCTTTACATGTAGTGACCCCTGAGTACTATGAAAACTGGCGCTTTGGTTTTTCCACGGTAGCCCCAGGTGGTCTTTCTAAGCGGTGGAATAGTCCCTACCAGAAAACCTTTGCAGAAGAGTTTACCTTGCGCATCATCGAAGCCAACCCAACGGCTGCGTATAAAATCAACGACCAATTGGCTTTGGGCTTTGGGGTGCGGATGGTGTATACGGATGGGGTGGTGAAGAGTGATGGAAATCTTGGCTTTGGCGCAGCAAAAAGAGATTTAACGGGAGATTCTATTGACTATGGGTACAACCTTGCGTTAGCTTATCGTCCCACTTCTGAACTTAAACTGGCTGCAACCTACCGCTCAAAGGTGGATTTGACGGTTAAAGGAGATGCAAAACTGTATCACCTAAATGCACTACAATACGATGGTTCTGCCAGTGTTACTATCCCTCTTCCTGCCACATTGGCTTTAGCGGCAGCTTATACCATGGATAAAACAACGGTAGAATTGGTATATGAGCGTGTGTATTGGTCGGCTTATAAGAACTTGGATTTTAATTATGGAAGCACTATTGCAAATCCAGTTTTGGTTGCTATGTTTGATAACCCTTCTGCTAAAAATTGGAAAGATTCCAACACCTACCGTCTTGGTATTACCCACGAATACAGCGATAAACTAACGCTGATGGCAGGGTATTCTTATGATGAAACTCCTGTTCCAGATAGTAGTCTTGGATTTGAACTTCCCGATGCGGATGCCCAGCTTTATTCCTTTGGCTTTAGCTACAAGATACGCCCCGATATTACTGTGGGGTTGGCGTATTTGTACAGTGATAAAAAAGTCCGCAGTGTCAACAACACCTATGCGCAAGGAAAATTCACTGGCAGTGGCGCACACTTAGTGACCACGGGCATCACCTACAGGTTCTAG
- a CDS encoding fatty acid--CoA ligase yields the protein MLTYKYRNFYEMVEHNAKHRPKETVLLVDERKVDHLRLKQKVDTFARFLEFSSIKNGDKVALIIANSEEFIVSFLAVTKIGAVAVPLNTFLKREEFEYILSDAQAKLLICSPEFAGETSGLLEATPVEKIVWTGHYDKLDERNYSFVEITGSMETHEQLAKAPKLDDLACIIYTSGTTGKPKGAMLSYRNMLSNMVSADEVFQITAKDRFIVYLPMFHSFTLTVMVLLPLYAGSSMVLIKSVFPFSNVMKQTLLKRVTIFLGVPTIYNALLKAKIPWYFLWFNKVRLFISGSAPLSEHALQAFNQRFKRATLLEGYGLSECSPAVAVNRSQKQKPLSVGPALPGYEVKIVSEEMMELPLREVGEIIVKGDCVMKGYYNRPDATDETIVNGWLRTGDLGKMDAEGFLYIVDRKKDLIISKGINIYPREIEEVLYKFEGIDACAVIGVKDESNDEEVLAFIQLKEEVESIPEIKLKQYLKSHLANFKVPKHIYTVEELPKNATGKVLKRVLKEHVLSGKFPLK from the coding sequence ATGTTAACCTACAAATACCGCAATTTTTACGAAATGGTCGAACACAACGCCAAGCACCGTCCTAAAGAGACGGTGTTGTTGGTGGATGAGCGCAAGGTTGACCATTTGAGGTTGAAGCAAAAGGTGGATACTTTTGCACGCTTTTTGGAGTTTAGTTCCATCAAAAATGGCGACAAAGTCGCGCTCATTATCGCAAATTCCGAAGAATTTATCGTCTCTTTTTTGGCGGTGACCAAGATTGGGGCGGTGGCCGTACCTCTTAACACTTTTTTGAAACGTGAAGAGTTTGAATATATTCTAAGCGATGCCCAAGCCAAACTGCTCATCTGTTCTCCCGAATTTGCAGGGGAGACAAGCGGGTTGCTAGAGGCGACTCCTGTGGAAAAAATCGTCTGGACGGGACACTATGACAAGTTGGATGAGCGTAACTACAGCTTTGTGGAAATCACGGGCAGTATGGAGACCCACGAACAACTTGCCAAGGCGCCAAAGTTGGATGATTTGGCGTGCATCATTTACACTTCTGGCACCACGGGTAAGCCAAAAGGCGCCATGCTGAGTTACCGTAACATGCTTTCAAATATGGTGAGCGCTGATGAGGTCTTTCAAATCACTGCTAAAGACAGGTTTATTGTCTATTTACCTATGTTTCACTCCTTTACCTTGACAGTGATGGTGCTGTTGCCTTTGTACGCAGGCAGTTCCATGGTACTCATTAAATCAGTGTTTCCTTTTAGCAATGTTATGAAGCAAACCTTGCTAAAACGGGTCACGATTTTCTTAGGTGTGCCTACTATCTACAACGCCCTTTTAAAAGCGAAAATCCCGTGGTATTTTCTGTGGTTTAACAAGGTGCGTTTGTTTATCTCTGGGAGTGCGCCTTTGAGCGAACACGCGTTACAAGCGTTTAATCAACGCTTCAAGCGCGCGACTTTACTAGAAGGATACGGCCTAAGCGAATGTTCTCCCGCAGTGGCGGTGAATCGTTCCCAGAAGCAAAAACCGCTTTCTGTTGGCCCCGCACTTCCAGGGTATGAGGTTAAAATTGTGAGCGAAGAGATGATGGAACTTCCCTTAAGGGAAGTGGGGGAAATCATCGTTAAGGGCGATTGTGTGATGAAGGGCTACTACAACCGTCCTGATGCCACCGATGAGACGATTGTGAATGGCTGGCTTCGCACGGGAGATTTGGGCAAGATGGACGCGGAGGGATTTTTATACATCGTGGACCGTAAAAAAGACCTCATTATCTCTAAGGGCATCAACATCTACCCGCGCGAAATCGAAGAAGTGCTGTACAAGTTTGAAGGGATTGATGCGTGTGCCGTCATTGGGGTAAAGGATGAGAGCAATGACGAGGAAGTTTTGGCTTTCATTCAACTCAAAGAAGAGGTGGAAAGTATCCCTGAAATTAAACTCAAGCAGTATTTAAAATCCCACTTAGCAAATTTTAAAGTACCCAAGCATATTTATACTGTCGAAGAACTGCCTAAAAATGCAACAGGAAAAGTGCTCAAACGCGTGTTAAAAGAGCATGTTTTGAGTGGCAAATTCCCTCTAAAATAA
- a CDS encoding glutamate synthase-related protein, which yields MVEWPKNNDALGTANRGNAAESGLCTLCTSDCKGKCETWMSSMVGRKLLYPRDFGATTSGARNTTHVGASYNSLRIQGYNYGSSGLKNGLSNDPDDCLFTNVSLEGSFGATEKTTFKLPIMTGALGSTAIASKYWDSFCIGAALSGYPIVVGENVVGIDKEAVIEKGRIKKAPELDRRIQTYQRYFSGHGAIIVQLNVEDTRNGVAEYVVEKYGESVVIELKWGQGAKDIGGEIQVNSLEYALFLKERGYLLDPDPSCPEAQEAFESGAIKAFARHSRLGGTNLQDEAAVKQDFMESVAYLRKIGFKRISLKTGSYGNEALAMAIKYASEAKLDLLTIDGSGGGTGMSPWNMMETWGVPSLHLHAQAYRYAKILEAQGVKVVDMAFAGGLAREDHIFKALALGAPFTKLICMGRSLMIPAFLGSNIEGALKPEHKERVFGHWEKLPASVTEKGTRPEEIFAGYYEVQKMVGKTEMANIPYGAIASFTLADKLGTGLQQLLAGARKFNVGNIVREDIFSANEETAKITGIPFMLDVDDEKAVAILKA from the coding sequence ATGGTTGAATGGCCAAAAAATAACGATGCTCTTGGAACGGCAAACCGCGGAAATGCGGCAGAATCAGGATTGTGTACTTTGTGTACTTCAGATTGCAAGGGTAAATGCGAAACATGGATGTCAAGTATGGTGGGGCGAAAGCTACTCTACCCTAGAGACTTTGGTGCTACCACTTCGGGAGCGCGCAACACGACACATGTGGGTGCCAGTTATAACTCTTTGCGTATTCAAGGGTACAACTACGGCTCTTCTGGGCTAAAAAATGGCCTAAGCAACGATCCTGATGATTGTCTTTTCACGAACGTTTCCCTTGAGGGTTCTTTTGGCGCAACAGAAAAGACAACATTTAAACTGCCCATCATGACAGGTGCGTTGGGCTCTACTGCCATTGCTAGCAAATATTGGGATTCGTTTTGTATCGGCGCGGCCCTTTCGGGGTACCCCATCGTGGTGGGTGAAAACGTCGTGGGCATTGATAAAGAAGCAGTCATCGAAAAAGGAAGAATCAAAAAAGCTCCCGAACTTGACCGACGTATTCAAACCTACCAGCGTTATTTTAGTGGCCATGGAGCTATCATTGTCCAACTCAACGTCGAAGATACGCGCAATGGTGTTGCAGAGTATGTAGTGGAAAAATACGGTGAAAGCGTAGTGATTGAGCTTAAGTGGGGCCAAGGGGCTAAAGACATCGGCGGAGAGATTCAAGTCAATAGCTTGGAATACGCGTTGTTTCTCAAAGAACGCGGGTATCTTTTAGACCCAGACCCCTCCTGTCCCGAAGCCCAAGAGGCGTTTGAAAGCGGTGCCATCAAAGCCTTTGCCCGCCACAGCCGTTTGGGCGGAACGAACTTGCAAGACGAAGCAGCCGTGAAGCAAGACTTCATGGAAAGCGTGGCGTATTTGCGAAAGATTGGGTTTAAGCGTATTTCTCTTAAAACGGGTTCTTATGGCAACGAAGCGTTAGCCATGGCTATCAAATATGCCAGCGAAGCCAAACTTGACCTTTTGACCATCGACGGTTCGGGCGGAGGTACGGGCATGAGCCCGTGGAACATGATGGAAACGTGGGGCGTGCCCTCCTTGCACCTTCACGCCCAAGCCTACCGCTACGCCAAAATCCTTGAAGCCCAAGGGGTTAAAGTGGTAGACATGGCTTTTGCAGGTGGTTTGGCCAGAGAGGACCACATCTTTAAAGCCCTTGCCCTTGGAGCACCTTTTACCAAGCTTATTTGCATGGGGCGTTCTTTAATGATTCCTGCCTTTTTGGGTTCAAACATCGAAGGGGCACTTAAGCCAGAACACAAAGAGAGAGTCTTTGGCCACTGGGAAAAACTCCCTGCAAGCGTGACAGAAAAAGGCACTCGCCCTGAAGAGATTTTTGCGGGGTATTATGAGGTGCAAAAGATGGTGGGCAAAACAGAAATGGCGAACATTCCCTATGGTGCTATTGCTTCTTTTACCTTGGCAGACAAGTTAGGCACAGGTCTTCAGCAGCTCTTGGCAGGTGCGCGCAAATTTAACGTGGGGAATATTGTCCGTGAGGATATTTTTTCTGCCAACGAAGAAACTGCCAAAATAACAGGCATTCCTTTCATGCTTGACGTAGATGATGAAAAAGCCGTGGCTATTTTAAAGGCTTAG
- a CDS encoding EAL domain-containing protein, translating into MFAQKLSRWHLLSSWLIIFTIVILFGSQLAFTQIQNLESEVTQFKTQELQSRVFLNKSAITQAITYIDHKRNETHTAFRNTLKEQTEAFVALLRASKAPLSLEIAATMAESFSQHHDIRLAFHSAALNHDLEGYHANKEQDEVGYLHYIPELDVYVLGHQSLSYFEKRVKQSVLDTLRYIRFGKENSGYIFIMELYNIDGGKEFAKEILLPINPNKEGLRIDSDTKDELGNRYREDYLKQLKEKGFAITRYVYPISETDNSAREKISYLELYRPWNWVIGTGVYFDHLNENIETYKKRSLERLKLNLYLLALFLVVFSIVAYAISRYFNRRLLADVSLYEETIKKHESALSQYKHAVIESTIYSKTDPHGVITDVNHEFCRISGYTKEELIGKTHALIRHPEELDSTFKNLWETITAKRIFKAVLKNRAKNGDTFYASSTIMPILDTHGNIQEYIALRIDITEQMEQERRIQRQITDRLTGLSNIERLREDIRIQLGDKLGLIKVTGLKDVSSFYGQDIAESLLKLCATELQLLTHKEPITLYRFAFDTFAFLGSMHAKKEDFLLILHQCIQNLKTSSKSVGHVNFDVGAHAGVAFGTDHAFQEAQAALDQARTNGQELIVFDTNLSILQIYQHNIEWTRIIKTALENNKILAYAQGIFDLSTNSICHYEVLMRLEKEDGTIISPSLFLPVAKRSNLYLELTKRIVIASFGHFSSFRVPFSINLTAQDVYNVEFVAFLEEHIAHFSVGGLLTLEIVETESVDSFERISTFIERMKRLGVKIAIDDFGTGYSNFEYLLKIKADYIKIDGSLIRTIDVDANCQKVVTAIVAFARESSMEVVAEFVHSKTVLEHVQALGITKCQGYYFHTPEPLHVITPKPLK; encoded by the coding sequence ATGTTTGCACAAAAGCTTTCTCGGTGGCATTTGCTAAGTTCGTGGCTAATTATTTTTACTATTGTTATTTTATTTGGTTCACAGCTTGCTTTCACCCAAATCCAAAACCTCGAAAGTGAAGTTACCCAATTTAAAACCCAAGAGCTCCAGTCGCGTGTTTTTCTCAATAAAAGCGCCATTACTCAAGCCATCACCTACATTGACCACAAACGCAACGAAACCCATACTGCTTTTCGCAACACACTCAAAGAGCAAACCGAAGCATTTGTCGCTCTCTTGCGGGCCTCCAAAGCGCCTTTGAGCCTAGAAATTGCAGCAACCATGGCAGAGAGCTTTTCGCAACATCACGACATCCGTCTGGCATTTCATTCTGCTGCCCTTAACCATGACCTTGAGGGGTATCACGCCAACAAAGAACAAGACGAAGTGGGGTACTTGCACTACATTCCTGAGCTTGATGTGTATGTTTTGGGGCACCAAAGCCTCTCTTACTTTGAAAAACGGGTAAAACAAAGTGTCCTAGACACCCTGCGCTACATTCGCTTTGGAAAAGAAAACAGTGGATATATCTTTATTATGGAGCTTTACAACATAGATGGGGGCAAAGAATTTGCCAAAGAAATTTTGCTTCCTATCAACCCAAACAAAGAAGGCCTACGTATCGATTCTGATACAAAGGATGAGCTTGGTAACCGCTACCGTGAAGACTATCTTAAGCAACTCAAAGAGAAAGGGTTTGCCATCACACGTTATGTGTACCCCATTAGTGAAACCGACAATAGCGCCCGCGAAAAAATCTCTTACCTAGAATTGTATCGGCCTTGGAATTGGGTGATTGGTACGGGTGTTTATTTTGATCACCTCAATGAAAATATTGAGACCTATAAAAAACGTAGCCTAGAACGGCTAAAACTCAATCTTTACCTCTTGGCGTTGTTTTTGGTTGTTTTTAGTATTGTTGCCTATGCAATTTCACGCTACTTCAATCGACGCTTACTCGCGGATGTTTCTCTCTATGAAGAGACGATTAAAAAACACGAAAGTGCCCTCTCCCAGTACAAACACGCCGTCATAGAAAGCACCATTTACTCCAAAACTGATCCCCATGGCGTCATTACAGATGTCAACCATGAATTTTGTCGCATTAGCGGCTACACCAAGGAAGAGCTCATTGGAAAAACCCACGCCCTCATCCGCCACCCCGAAGAGCTCGATAGCACCTTTAAAAACTTGTGGGAAACCATTACAGCGAAGCGTATTTTCAAAGCGGTGTTAAAAAATCGCGCTAAAAACGGTGACACCTTTTATGCTAGCTCCACCATCATGCCCATCCTTGACACCCATGGCAACATCCAAGAGTACATCGCATTGCGCATCGACATCACAGAACAAATGGAACAAGAACGGCGTATCCAAAGGCAAATTACCGACCGCCTTACTGGCCTTTCCAACATTGAACGCTTGCGCGAAGATATTCGCATCCAACTTGGCGACAAACTTGGGCTTATTAAAGTAACGGGCCTTAAGGATGTGTCTAGTTTTTACGGCCAAGATATTGCCGAGTCACTCCTAAAACTTTGTGCCACAGAACTTCAACTCCTTACCCACAAAGAGCCCATCACGCTTTACCGTTTTGCATTTGACACCTTTGCCTTTTTAGGAAGCATGCATGCCAAAAAAGAAGATTTTCTCCTTATTCTCCACCAATGCATTCAAAACCTCAAAACCTCCTCAAAATCCGTCGGGCATGTTAATTTTGATGTTGGCGCCCATGCTGGAGTGGCTTTTGGCACAGACCATGCTTTTCAAGAAGCCCAAGCCGCCCTTGACCAAGCGCGCACCAACGGACAAGAGTTGATTGTCTTTGATACCAACTTGAGTATTTTACAAATCTATCAACACAATATCGAGTGGACACGCATCATCAAAACTGCCCTTGAAAATAACAAAATTCTCGCTTATGCCCAAGGGATTTTTGACCTTTCTACCAACAGCATTTGCCATTATGAGGTATTAATGCGTCTTGAAAAGGAAGATGGCACGATTATCTCCCCTTCGTTATTTTTACCTGTGGCAAAGCGCTCAAATCTTTATTTGGAGCTCACAAAACGCATTGTCATCGCTTCTTTTGGCCATTTTTCTTCTTTTAGGGTTCCTTTTTCTATCAACCTCACCGCCCAAGATGTTTACAATGTAGAATTTGTCGCCTTTTTAGAAGAGCATATCGCACATTTTAGCGTTGGTGGATTATTGACCCTTGAAATTGTGGAAACAGAAAGCGTGGACTCTTTTGAGCGTATTTCAACCTTCATTGAACGCATGAAACGCCTTGGGGTAAAAATTGCTATTGATGATTTTGGCACAGGTTATTCTAATTTTGAATACCTACTTAAAATCAAAGCCGATTACATAAAAATCGATGGTTCACTCATACGCACCATCGACGTTGATGCCAACTGCCAAAAAGTTGTTACAGCAATTGTGGCCTTTGCCAGAGAGTCTTCCATGGAAGTTGTTGCGGAATTTGTGCATTCAAAAACGGTACTAGAGCATGTCCAAGCTCTTGGCATCACCAAGTGTCAGGGGTACTATTTTCATACCCCTGAACCTTTACATGTAATAACACCTAAGCCTTTAAAATAG